CAAATGAATAGAGATTTTGTTGATATGGCTAAAGATAAAGGTAAATTAGCTGTGGCAACAGGAAATGTATATTATTTAGATGATAAGGATAAAAAATCTAAGGCAGCCTTACTTTTAGGTTCTGATAGAGCATTTAGAACTTATCAGATAGATACAGGTAATTATTATAGAACAACTGAAGAAATGCTTGATGAGTTTAGCTATTTAAATAAAGAAGATATTAAAGATGTTGTTATATACAATACTCATAAAATTAATGACCAAATTGAAAAAATTAAACCTATACCTGATGGTGATTATAAGCCGGTTATGGAGGGTGCTGAAGATGAAGTTAGAAATATGACATATAATAAGGCATATGAACTATATGGTAATCCACTTCCTGAAGCAGTAGAATCAAGAGTAAAAAGAGAACTTGATTCAATAATAGGTAATGGATTTGCTGTACTTTATCTAATAGCACAAAAATTAGTTAAAAAATCAGTTGATAATGGATATTTAGTTGGTTCAAGAGGTTCGGTTGGGTCATCAATTGTAGCATATTTTATGGGAATAACAGAAGTTAATGCTCTTTATCCACATTATAGATGTGAAAAATGTAAATATTTTGAAATGAAAGATTTTGAAGGTTCAGGTGTGGATTTAGAAGAAAAAAATTGTCCAAAATGTAATTCTAAGTTAGTAAGAGATGGACATTCTATACCATTTGAAGTATTTATGGGATTTAAGGGAGATAAAACACCGGATATAGATCTTAATTTTTCTGGAGAATATCAAGGAGAAATACATAAATATACTAAAGAATTATTTGGAGATGATTATGTATTTAGAGCAGGGACAATATCAGGTCTTGCTGAAAAAAATGCCTATACTACTGCTAAAAAATATTTTGAAGAAAGTATAAAAAAGGATTTTGAAAAAGAAATATATAATAAATATAATACGAGTCTTAAAAAATTAGATTCAATTACTAGAGCTAGTGAAGAGAAAAAAATAGAAGAAAGAATTAATGATTATTGTAATAGAAATAAAGCTGAAATATATAGGGTTGCAACTAAATGTACTGGAGCTAGAAAAACTACAGGACAACATCCTGGAGGAATGATAGTAGTTCCAGACTATAAGTCTATATATGATTTCACTCCTGTACAATATCCAGCTAATGATGAAAGTTCTGGTTCAATAACTACACATTTTGATTATCACGTTATGGATCAACAATTGGTTAAATTAGATATATTGGGTCATGATGACCCTACAACATTAAGAATGTTACAAGATTTAACTAATGTTGATATATATAACATACCATTAACAGATACTAAGGTAATTAGTATATTTAATTCTACTGAGGCACTAGGAGTTAGTGAAGAACAAATAGGTTCTAAAATGGGAACTAATGGTATACCTGAATTTGGTACAGATTTTGTTAAGAAAATGTTAGAAGATACTTTACCTACAACTTTTGCAGAGCTTGTAAGAATATCAGGTCTTTCACATGGTACAGATGTTTGGTTAAATAATGCTCAAGAATATGTAAGAAATGGTGTTGCTACATTAAGTGAAGTTATAACCGTTAGAGATGACATTATGAATAGATTAATAGATAAGGGTATGGATAAATCAGAAGCATTTAATATTATGGAGTTTGTTCGTAAGGGTCAACCATCTAAGAATAAAGAAAAATGGGAACAGTACAAGAAAATGATGAAAGAAAGTAATATAGATGAGTGGTATATAGAATCATGTGAGAAGATAAAATATATGTTCCCTAAGGGACATGCTGTTGCATATGTTATGATGGCAGTTAGAATAGCCTACTTTAAAGTATTTTATCCACTTGAATTTTACACTGCATTTTTAAATAGAAAATACGATGATTTCTCATTTAAAGAAATGTATGGAACTATAGATGAAGTTAAAATGAATTTACAGAAGAGAAAAGAATTAGAAACAAGAGATTTAAAGGTTTTAGATAAAAAACAAATAATACTTTTTGAAATATTGATAGAAATGTATTATAGAGGGATAGAATTATTGCCTATAGATATATATAAATCAGATTCAATGAAATTTACTATAGAAAATGGAAAAATTAGAATACCTTTAATAGCCATGGATCAACTTGGAGAAGTTGTAGCAAAAACTATAGCAGAAGAAAGAGAAATAAAAGAATTTACATCTATAGAAGACTTGAATAGGAGATGTAAAATATCAAAAACTGTACTTGAGATGTTAAAAAATTTTGGTTGTATAGATAAATCTATACCAGAGTCAAATCAATTAACTCTTTTTTAACATTGACAACATAAGTAAATAAGAGTATAATAATACAAAAAACAAAAAATAAAGGAGGCTTGAATGAAAATACTTATTAATCA
This genomic interval from Streptobacillus ratti contains the following:
- a CDS encoding PolC-type DNA polymerase III; this translates as MKKGYTILTVNEDNLGISNIRITEIALLRSKVNEVIINYDILNIENVFDDLLKIRRVLEKVSDTLYVKFNINTCDKDKFNTDEVINFTIKLIKDTNPYLSSILSNYKYTQVNDNIKINLETIMNIGKNTEKNISKKIEKIMNETFSQNLNFEIFFNVDTNQNSIDIEKQEEILEYEIPISYKPKEVKKPGIVNNKKYNNSKLKLSKLSAIEDLMVGQEIALRGEIFYFDLIETRSGKLKIVIYITDYENSVACTKFVNDKEEIKFKIGDTVELSGKYEKYFDDYSIIIKDIKVVESDVIKREDRAEEKRIELAAHTNMSDMLSTIEPKSGKNGSLVNRAREFGHKAVAVTDYGVVHAFPFVAMGVKEDEEFKVIYGMEAYMVDDSAPLIVKAKDVFIEEEEFVVFDIETTGFSPINDKIIEIGAVKIKNGKVLDKFSEFINPEMIIPKKIIELTGINDNMVKDSDIIDKVMPRFLEFVKDSTLVAHNAKFDVGFISKKCEELNLKTNFSYIDTLEWSKILVDDVKRFNLDALTKRFNIKLDNHHRAVDDADATAELFKKLLSLVSSKGVEKLTDVSEKLEKKPKIADTENITILVKNLAGLKRLYELVSISHLKYYGDKKPRILKTDIEKDRENFLISSSPIYSGRFNKGKLVSLYVRGISREEIMEELDFYDYVQVYPKCIYNDAIESEEISNYEFIEQMNRDFVDMAKDKGKLAVATGNVYYLDDKDKKSKAALLLGSDRAFRTYQIDTGNYYRTTEEMLDEFSYLNKEDIKDVVIYNTHKINDQIEKIKPIPDGDYKPVMEGAEDEVRNMTYNKAYELYGNPLPEAVESRVKRELDSIIGNGFAVLYLIAQKLVKKSVDNGYLVGSRGSVGSSIVAYFMGITEVNALYPHYRCEKCKYFEMKDFEGSGVDLEEKNCPKCNSKLVRDGHSIPFEVFMGFKGDKTPDIDLNFSGEYQGEIHKYTKELFGDDYVFRAGTISGLAEKNAYTTAKKYFEESIKKDFEKEIYNKYNTSLKKLDSITRASEEKKIEERINDYCNRNKAEIYRVATKCTGARKTTGQHPGGMIVVPDYKSIYDFTPVQYPANDESSGSITTHFDYHVMDQQLVKLDILGHDDPTTLRMLQDLTNVDIYNIPLTDTKVISIFNSTEALGVSEEQIGSKMGTNGIPEFGTDFVKKMLEDTLPTTFAELVRISGLSHGTDVWLNNAQEYVRNGVATLSEVITVRDDIMNRLIDKGMDKSEAFNIMEFVRKGQPSKNKEKWEQYKKMMKESNIDEWYIESCEKIKYMFPKGHAVAYVMMAVRIAYFKVFYPLEFYTAFLNRKYDDFSFKEMYGTIDEVKMNLQKRKELETRDLKVLDKKQIILFEILIEMYYRGIELLPIDIYKSDSMKFTIENGKIRIPLIAMDQLGEVVAKTIAEEREIKEFTSIEDLNRRCKISKTVLEMLKNFGCIDKSIPESNQLTLF